The Drosophila simulans strain w501 chromosome 3R, Prin_Dsim_3.1, whole genome shotgun sequence genome contains the following window.
ATGGCAGGCAACGCCAACAGTGACGACGAGTTCCAGGACGCTATCGGGGAGGAGATAACAGAAAAAGAGGCCACCAGCACGCGACAGAGCGAAAAGGACGTGGATGAGATCGTGGAGAAGCAAAACCAGCTGGCGTTGGATGACGAAGCGGAGCAGGGCGCGGCTGGCGGAGATTCCATCGCGACACCATCGACAGTGGACTCTGAGCTAACCATTGAGGAGTTGCGCGAACGGGAAAAGGATCTCAGCCCAGAACAGCTGGCAGCTAACAAAGAAAAGTCCGATAAGCTGAAACTTGAGGGCAACGAGTTGTTCAAAAATGACGACGCCGAAGGCGCCGCCAAGTCCTATACAGAAGCTCTAGACATTTGCCCCTCGACCAGCTCCAAGGAGCGAGCAGTTCTCTACGGAAACAGGGCTGCTGCCAAGATTAAGCTGGAGGCCAACAAAGCGGCCATCGACGACTGCACAAAGGCTTTAGAACTGTGGCCTGAGTATGTGAGGGTGCTTTTAAGGTCTATATTTCAATATCTCCCTTAAAACTTCGTATTCTAAAGTCTAATTATATCTTACAGGCGCGCCAAGCTTTATGAGCAAGACGACAAGCCCGACGAGGCACTGGAGGACTACAAAAAAGTTACTGAGTTCGATCCCGGGCAGCAGGAGGCTTGTGAGGCTCAGATTCGCCTGCCGCCCATTATAAACGAGCGCAACGAGAAGCTCAAAAACGAGATGATGTCCAACTTAAAG
Protein-coding sequences here:
- the LOC6727822 gene encoding tetratricopeptide repeat protein 1; translation: MAGNANSDDEFQDAIGEEITEKEATSTRQSEKDVDEIVEKQNQLALDDEAEQGAAGGDSIATPSTVDSELTIEELREREKDLSPEQLAANKEKSDKLKLEGNELFKNDDAEGAAKSYTEALDICPSTSSKERAVLYGNRAAAKIKLEANKAAIDDCTKALELWPEYVRVLLRRAKLYEQDDKPDEALEDYKKVTEFDPGQQEACEAQIRLPPIINERNEKLKNEMMSNLKDLGNMILKPFGLSTQNFQMQRDPSTGSYSINFNQKPS